TGAACATGTGCGGCATAGCGGGCATCCACGGGCTTGAAGGGATCGCCGATCCGGAGGGCATCGCGCAGCGGATGACCGATGCCATGGCCCATCGCGGGCCCGATGCTGCAGGCGTGCTCAGGCGCAGCAATGCGGTCCTGGGCCACCGGCGCCTGAGCATCATCGACCTCTCGCCCGATAGCAACCAGCCCTTCGTGAGCGCCGATGGCCGCTATGCCCTCGCCTTCAATGGCGAGATCTACAACTACCGCGAGCTGAGGAAGCAGCTTGAGTGGCCCTGGCGCACCGGTTCGGACACCGAAGTGCTGCTGGCCGCCTTCGCGTGCTGGGGCGCCGCATGCTTGCATCGCCTGCATGGCATGTTCGCTTTCGCCGTGCACGATGCGCTGAGCGATGAGCTCTTCATCGCGCGCGACCGCATGGGCATCAAGCCGCTCTATTGGTACCGCGACGACAGGCATCTGCTCTTCGCCAGTGAGCTGCGCGCCCTGCTGGCCACCGGGCTGGTGCCTCGGCGCTTGGACGCCGATGCGCTTGTCGATCACCTCCGCTACCAGACCGTTCACGCGCCAGCTACCATGGTGCAGGACGTCCGCATGCTGGAGGCCGGTCATTGGATGCGGATAAGCGACCAGGAAGTCCGCATCGAGCGCTGGTACGACCTGGTTGCCGCGGTGGATCGCTCGGCGGAGCACTTGCCGATCGGAGCGGTGAAGAAGGAAGTGCATAATCGGCTTTCACGCGCCGTGGAGAAGCGTTTGGTCAGCGACGTTCCCTTCGGCGCCTTCCTCAGCGGCGGCATCGATAGCAGCGCGGTCGTGGGGCTCATGGCGCAGGCCAGCTCACAGCCTGTCCACACCTTCTCGGTGGTCTTCAACGAAGAAGCCTTCAGCGAAGAGAAGTACGCGCGGTTGGTGGCCGGGAAGTTCCGCACCGAGCACACCGCGATCCGCTTGCAGCCTGATGACATGCTGCGCATGCTGCCCGATGCGCTTGCGGCAATGGATCATCCCAGCGCCGATGGCCCCAACACCTACGTGGTCTCGAAGGTGACCAAGGAGGCAGGCATCACCATGGCCCTGAGCGGACTGGGCGGCGATGAGGTTTTCGCGGGCTATCCGGTTTTCACGCGAACCCTCGCTTTGTGGAAGAAGCGGTGGGTGACGCAGTTCCCGCGCGGGCTGAGGTCATTGGCCGCCTCAGTCATTTCTGCCGCCCGACCGGGAATCACCAGTGAGAAGCTCGGCGAGTTGCTGCGTTTGCCTGCATTCAGCGTCGATGATACTTTCCCGGTCTCCAGGCTCACGCGCACCGATGCCGAGCTTCGGCAGTTGCTGAAGCGCGATTCCCTGCCAGCCAAAAGCGCGTCTTCGGTGATGCGTGGCCTGATCCGAGACGACGCCGGGCATGCTCTGCCGTTCCTCAGCCAGGTTTCCCTTGGCGAATTGTCAACCTACCTGCAGAGCGTGCTGTTGCGCGACACGGACCAGATGAGCATGGCGCATGCGCTGGAGGTGCGCGTGCCTTTCCTCGACCACGAATTGGTCGAGTTCGTGCTCGGCGTGAGCGATGCGCAGAAGTACCCGCACAGCCCGAAGCAGCTGTTGGTCGATTCGCTCGGCGACCTGCTGCCAGCGGAAATCGTGAACCGCCCGAAGATGGGCTTCACGCTGCCGTGGGAGCTTTGGATGCGCAACGAACTTCGTGCATTCTGCGAAGAGCGCATCGCACGCTTGGATGCACGGCCCGAGTTCAGGTCGGGGGCCGCAGTCAATCAGTGGCGGCGCTTCCTGGCTGGCGACAAGCGCGTGAACTGGTCGCGGCTCTGGTCGCTGGTGGTCCTGGGCGATTGGCTCGAGCGGCACGGGATCGAATAGGCGGGTGTTTGGGATGGACTCGGGCCGCTAATAACGAAGGCCGGGCTCTTGGCCCGGCCTTCGAACTCGGCGGGCAAGGTCCGCCGCTATGCGCAATCAGAACTTCGCCCTCGACTTGCGGCCCACGCGCTTACCGCCACGAATCCAGCTATAGCGCTGGCGGTAGAAGTTGGATTGGCCGCGCAGCACGTAGCTGTAGGTGAAGGTCAAGGTCAAGTAGCTGTCGTTGTGCGTGGGATCGCCGCGGATGTTCTCGGGCTGGCCGTTGGCTTGCAACGAGCCCCATCCATAGTTATTGGGATCCGGCAGGGTGGGGTCGAGGGCGTAGGCGTATGAGCTTTGGTCAGCCAGTTGAGCCGCATCGCCGGTAGCACCTCCCGGAAGCAGATCCGGATTCTTGTACGTGGTGCTCACATCATCGATGTAATCGGTGAAGGTGGTGCGCCAGCCGATATCGAAGCCGTAGCGGTGCCGGCGCTTCTTCGTGAAGTGGAACCCGATGCCCGCCGGAATGCTCGCGCCGAAGCGGGAATAATCCGCCAACTCCGTATTGAGGGGCTGAAGATTGTAGAAGGCTCCCTCCCTGTTGATCTGTCCTTTCGGGTTGTGGTAGTAGACGCCCACGCCCACATAGCCGAACAGGCGGAAGTCGGTCTTGTAACGGCCGCGGCCTCCGACATCATTATCCTGGAAGATGGTGAATTCCGGTCGGATGTACCACTCGATCAGGTCATTGCGGAAGTTCAGATTGCGGCCACGGCGGGGACGATAGCTCTCGGTAAGGGCATCAGCGCCTTGGAGCCGCATGTACATCAACCCGGTGCTGATCGAGAAAGAACGATTGAGCTTCCGGCGTGCGAAGCCGCCGATGGCCCAGCGCGTCTGGCTGAGCTTCATGTCCCAGATGAAGTCGCGACGGGGCTGGTCCTTGCCGCCCATCTCGCCCAGATAGTTAGCTCCGCCGATGTGGAAGCCGATGTCCCAGGCGTATTGGGCCTTTGACGTTGATAGGGCTGCCAGAGCCAGGAAAAGGAGCGGTAGTCGAAGCGTAGCAAGGCGCATGCGCAAGGCGTTGGGAGCGTGATGGATGACGCGCAAACTTAGGAAAGAACCGGTACCCTGAACGATCTTCATGGGCAAGGCTTTTTCAACACCCGATCCCACGGGGTCCGGAGCTTGCTCGCCTAGATTTGCCGGCCTTTCGTCGAATCTCGCATGAATCCGCGCATCACCAGCCTTTTCCGCATCCGGTACCCGGTGGTCCAAGCCGGCATGATCTGGTGCTCGGGATGGCGGCTTGCCTCGGCGGTGAGCAATGCAGGTGGCTTGGGGCTGATCGGTGCCGGCAGCATGTACCCGGAAGTGCTGCGCGAGCACATCCGCAAGTGCAAGGCGGCCACCGAAAGGCCGTTCGGCGTGAATGTGCCCATGCTTTATCCCGACATCGATCAGCACATGGCCATCATCGCGGAGGAACAGGTGCCCATCGTGTTCACATCGGCGGGCAACCCTGCAACCTGGACGAGCCGGCTCAAGGACCAAGGAATCAGGGTGGTGCATGTGGTCAGCAGCGTCAAGTTCGCCGTGAAAGCCGAGAAGGCCGGCGTGGATGCTGTTGTGGCCGAGGGATTTGAGGCAGGCGGGCACAATGGGCGTGAGGAGACCACCACGCTCGTGCTGGTACCCTTGGTCCGTGATGCGATCAGCATCCCCTTGATTGCGGCGGGCGGCATCTGCGATGGACGCAGCATGCTCGCAGCGATGGCCTTGGGAGCCGATGGCGTACAGGTGGGCAGCCGGTTCGTTTGTTCCGAGGAGAGTTCGGCGCACCCTGCGTTCAAGGAGCAAGTCGCTCAAGCGGGGGAGGGCGATACGCTGCTTACCCTGAAGGAGATCACCCCCGTCCGCCTCTTGAAGAACGCTTTTTTCGGTCGAGTTCAATCGGCATACAATCAGGGGGTTGATGCAGATGGATTAAAGCAATTGCTTGGACGTGGACGAGCCAAGAAGGGGATGTTCGAAGGAGATCTCGACGAAGGCGAATTGGAAATCGGCCAGGTGAGCGCCCGATTCTCGGATGTGCTTCCGGCGGCCACGATACTCGGGCAGATGATCTCGGAGTACGAAGCCGCGCGCACGCAATTGTGCGCCCTTCCATCAGCATGATGCTCTGGTGGCAACAAGACCCTATGCTGAAGCGTCTTATAGCAGTGATGAAGCGTGCGAACCGCATGGCAAGGGCTGCCGCCTTTTTCGGGGGCAGCGTGCTCGCATCGGGCATTGCAGGTCAGGCGCTTGATCCGCCGGTGCCGCACTGCGCCACGGTCGATGTCAGCGGCGACGTGACGCTCTCCTGGACAATACCCTTGGACCCTAATGGCATTTGCGGTCAATACCAGATCTGGCATGCCAACTCGCCTTTAGGGCCGTTCGCCCTTGTGACCAATGTGCCTTGCGGCACCACCAGCTTCTTGCACGCTGGTGCCGGGGCGAATGCGGGTCCGCAGTTCTATTTCATGGCATCAGCCACCAACGCAGTGCCGCCGGAGGTATCGGTGCCGAGCGATACCATTGCCACGCTCTTCCTCCAAGTGTTCCAGAGCACGCCGCTGGGCAGTGCCAACCTTTCATGGAACGCGCCTGCGACCTCATCCACCTCGTCCGCTGATTTCACTATTTGGCTCGAGTATCCGATTGGCACTTGGACGCAGATTGCCACCGTGCCCACCAACACCTTCGCCTACCAATGGGTGGTCGATATCTGCGAGGATTCGCTCACGTTCCGTGTAGGCCTGGCCGATGCTAATGGGTGCATCTCTTTCAGCAATCGCGACGGAGAGGTTTTCCGCGATGTCACCCCGCCTTCGGTGCCGGTGGTGCAGGCCGTCAGCGTGGATAGCACCAGTGGGCTGAGCACGGTCATCTGGGGACCGAGCCCACAGCCCGACACCGACGGGTACATCGTCGTGTACAACGGCCCCGGTGGCGATGTGATCATCGATACGGTGTTCGGGCAATTCAACAACAGCTACACCTGGCCGGACAGCTATCCTTTCGGCGGACCGGAGTCCTTCACCATCGCCTCTTTCGACACCTGTTTCTCAGGAACGCCGCCGAGCCCCAACACCAGTGCCACCGGTGCCTCCCACAGCACCATGTTCGCCCGTACCGAGTACGATCGTTGCGCCGCGAGAAC
The DNA window shown above is from Flavobacteriales bacterium and carries:
- a CDS encoding outer membrane beta-barrel protein, encoding MRLATLRLPLLFLALAALSTSKAQYAWDIGFHIGGANYLGEMGGKDQPRRDFIWDMKLSQTRWAIGGFARRKLNRSFSISTGLMYMRLQGADALTESYRPRRGRNLNFRNDLIEWYIRPEFTIFQDNDVGGRGRYKTDFRLFGYVGVGVYYHNPKGQINREGAFYNLQPLNTELADYSRFGASIPAGIGFHFTKKRRHRYGFDIGWRTTFTDYIDDVSTTYKNPDLLPGGATGDAAQLADQSSYAYALDPTLPDPNNYGWGSLQANGQPENIRGDPTHNDSYLTLTFTYSYVLRGQSNFYRQRYSWIRGGKRVGRKSRAKF
- a CDS encoding nitronate monooxygenase, giving the protein MNPRITSLFRIRYPVVQAGMIWCSGWRLASAVSNAGGLGLIGAGSMYPEVLREHIRKCKAATERPFGVNVPMLYPDIDQHMAIIAEEQVPIVFTSAGNPATWTSRLKDQGIRVVHVVSSVKFAVKAEKAGVDAVVAEGFEAGGHNGREETTTLVLVPLVRDAISIPLIAAGGICDGRSMLAAMALGADGVQVGSRFVCSEESSAHPAFKEQVAQAGEGDTLLTLKEITPVRLLKNAFFGRVQSAYNQGVDADGLKQLLGRGRAKKGMFEGDLDEGELEIGQVSARFSDVLPAATILGQMISEYEAARTQLCALPSA
- the asnB gene encoding asparagine synthase (glutamine-hydrolyzing) codes for the protein MCGIAGIHGLEGIADPEGIAQRMTDAMAHRGPDAAGVLRRSNAVLGHRRLSIIDLSPDSNQPFVSADGRYALAFNGEIYNYRELRKQLEWPWRTGSDTEVLLAAFACWGAACLHRLHGMFAFAVHDALSDELFIARDRMGIKPLYWYRDDRHLLFASELRALLATGLVPRRLDADALVDHLRYQTVHAPATMVQDVRMLEAGHWMRISDQEVRIERWYDLVAAVDRSAEHLPIGAVKKEVHNRLSRAVEKRLVSDVPFGAFLSGGIDSSAVVGLMAQASSQPVHTFSVVFNEEAFSEEKYARLVAGKFRTEHTAIRLQPDDMLRMLPDALAAMDHPSADGPNTYVVSKVTKEAGITMALSGLGGDEVFAGYPVFTRTLALWKKRWVTQFPRGLRSLAASVISAARPGITSEKLGELLRLPAFSVDDTFPVSRLTRTDAELRQLLKRDSLPAKSASSVMRGLIRDDAGHALPFLSQVSLGELSTYLQSVLLRDTDQMSMAHALEVRVPFLDHELVEFVLGVSDAQKYPHSPKQLLVDSLGDLLPAEIVNRPKMGFTLPWELWMRNELRAFCEERIARLDARPEFRSGAAVNQWRRFLAGDKRVNWSRLWSLVVLGDWLERHGIE